The genome window CACGGATCTGGGGGCGATGATCCAGGGCGGCATGGGCATCGCCGCCGGCGGCAACATCAACCCCGAGGGCCTCTCGATGTTCGAGCCGATCGGCGGCTCGGCGCCGAAGTACACCGGCCAGGGGAAGATCAATCCGCTGGCGGCCATCGGGGCGCTCGCGATGCTCCTGCGGGAAATCGGCGAGGAGCCGGCGGCCGACCGCATCGAATCCGCCATCGCTTTCGTAACGGCGAAGAAACTCAAGAGCCTGGCGGCGGGCAAGATGGGATATACGACGAGCCAGGTGGGCGACCTCGTGGCCGACGCCGTCGTCGAAGGGTAGGTGCTCCGCGCGGTGCAGCCGAAACCCATGAACCGGATTCGCCTGGCGATGCTCTCGATCCTCCCCCTGCTTTTCTGGACCTTGCCTGCGCGGGGCGGGGAAAACTCACCGCCGGCCAAGGGTTTCTACGCTGTGGTCATCAGCGCCAAGACGGCCGGCGACAAGGACTGGGCCCCCGTGGTCGCCGCCCTCAAGGAAAAGTACGGCGCCCGTGTCATCACGTGGAACGAGGGCGTCGGCGAGGTTCGCCAGCCGCTGGCTGCCGCAGGGGCCAATTATGCCTGTTTCGTGGCCCGGCCCGAGGAGGCGGGGCGCGATTTCGTGGTGGCTGTCCACCGCCTGACCCGCCGCCTCGAGCCTCTCGTCCTGAAGAAAGTCCTGGCGGGCACGAGCGGCGGATGGATGGGGCCTTTCGAGGAAGGCGTCCTGTTCGACGAGGGCAAGGCCGGGTCGATGCGCGTGAAGACCCGCGACGGCAAGATCGAGGACCAGGGCTGCCCCAACGATTCCACGAAGGCGATCGTCGACTATTTCAACCAGCAGAAGCCCGACGGCTTCATCACGTCGGGCCACGCCACCGAGCACGACTGGCAGATCGGCTACTCGTACCGCAACGGCCAGTTGCGGCACCAGGACGGCCAGTTGTTCGGCCTCGACACGGCCCGCCAGCGGTACGACATCCACTCGCCCAACCCCAAGGTGTACCTGCCGGTGGGCAACTGCCTCATCGGGAACATCGCGGGGCGCGACTGCATGGTCACCAGCCTCATCCACTCGGCGGGCGTGGTGCAGATGTTCGGGTACACCGTGCCCACGTGGTATGGCAAGGGCGGGTGGGGCATCCAGGAAGTGTACCTTGGTCAGCCAGGCCGATGGACGCTGGCGCAGGCGTTCTTCGTCAACATGCAGGCGATGCTCCACGAGATCGAGACGCGGTACCCCAAGAGCGCTTCGGTGAACTTCGAGCGATATGATGAAGAGCGCAACCCCGCTTTGCTGGACCAACTGGCCGCCAGGCACCACCTGACCGACCGCGACGAGATGGGCCTGCTGTGGGACCGCGACACGGTGGCCTTCTACGGCGACCCGGCGTGGGAAGCCCGGCCGCTGCGAGGCCCGCCGGCCTGGGAACAGAAACTTGTGATGGAGGGCAACCGCTACGTGCTCACCCTCACGGCCAACGAGGACGGCGCCTGGCCGGGCCAACCCGTCATGGAACTCCTTCCGCACCGCATCGCGGGCGCCAAGATCGTCAAGGGCGAGGACACGAAGGCCGCGATTACGGAGAACTTCATCCTGGTGCCGCTCCAGGGCAAGTTCCGGAAGGGCGACAAGGTGGAGATCGTTTTCGAGGCCGGCCGCGCCGGAAGGTATGTAGCCGCCAGCTGACGCTGCCGCGGGCAAGATGGGATATACGACGAGCCAGGTGGGCGACCTCGTGGCCGAGGCTGTGACCAAGGCGTAAGGCCGGTGGGCCGGGGCCGCGAGATCCCCCACAAGTTCAAAACGACTTACGTCAACGACCTCGAACGTAAGTGCCATTTCTGCAAAACGAAAAATAAGGACTTACAGCAAAGGAGGGAAAGGCGGGAACAGGGAATCGGGAACCCACCACCACCCCGGCACGCCGGGGCTTCCGCCTTCGTCCCGGCACGCCGGGACTATGGTGGACAAGACGGCGGGCAGGCCGGGGAACCGGGAAGTAAGCAAAATTACACGTGCTTAGCCGCGACCCCTGTGGCGCGCCCTTGCCTGTCCGTCCATAGTCCTCTCCCGGCGCGCCGGGATCGGGACCGGGACGAAGTTTACCCGCCCGTGGCGGGGCGGAACAGGGCACGGTTATGGGTGTCCCCAATGGCATTAAGATAAGGGGATTTGAGGCGTTTCTGTGCGGCGAGGGACCCCACGAACCGGGGCGCAAGGCAGCGCCAGGGCCGATCTGCGCCGGCCCGAATCGCCGACCCAAGGGCCTTGGGGGCTAATCTTAATGCCATTGATGGGTGTCCCCCGAATTCCCGTTCACGGCTTTGGCCACATGCGGACGAGCATAACGCCGTGGCGGGTCACCTGGGCCGAGAACCGTCCGTCGGCCTCATCGAGATCTTTCTGCCGCCAGAGGTCGCGGACGCGCTGCGGGCCCGTCAGGTTCAACTGCCCCCACGTGACGGTCATCTCGCGGGCGACCTCGGCGAAGTTGAAGAGGCCGACAGCCAGGCTGCCATCGGCCATCGGCTTCGCCAGGACCAGGTCGTCGCTCGTCTGCACAAGGGGCCGGGCCTGTTTGCCCAGCGGGTCCTGGTCCACCGCGATGACCTCGGTGTTGCAAAGGACATTCAGCGTGAAATCGTCGAGGCGGGTTATGTCGCCGGAGTAGATAAGCGGGGAGGCCATCAGGCACCACATCGCCATGTAGGCGTACTGTTCGTTGGGCGTCAGCGGGGTCATCTGCGGCGGTGCGCTCATTTTACGGGCGTTCCCCACGTACCCGATGAGGATGTAATCCGGGTCGTTCCACGCTCCGGGGCGGGCGTGTTCCCAGTGCCGGGCGTTCTCCAGGCCGATGTGAAAACACCCTGGCAACTGGCCGCCCTGACGCAGGCCGAGGTCACCCGTGGTCCGCCAGCAGTTCCCGCCCACCTCGGCCCCCCACTCCCACACGTTGCCCATGCCGTACTGGCAGAGGTTGAAAACGATGTCGCGGGGGAGGGTCTTCAGGATGTCGCCCATCTGGCGATACGGACGTTGGAGCCGATCGAGCCCCTCGCCCAGGTTATCCCTTTTGGCCACGCCGCCGTACGAGCACCAGTCGTACTTGAGGAAGTCGAAGCCCCACTCGGCATACGTTTTGGCGTCGATCTCCTCGTGCTTGTACGAGCCCTCATACCTCGCGCACGTGGCCGGCCCCGGCGAGGTATAGAGGCCCACCTTCAGGCCCTTGGCGTGCACGTAATCGGCCAGGGCCTTCATGTTCAGGAAGTTCTCGTTCGGCCGCATCCGCCCCTGGTCGTCGCGCGGCGGCGCGTCGGAGCCGGACTTGACCATCCAGCAATCGTCGAGGTTGACGTACTGGTATCCGACGTCGGCCATGCCGGACGCGATCATGGCGTCGGCCGCCTTCCGCACGTGCTCGTCCGTGATTTGCGTGTACCACGTGTACCAGTGGTTCCAGCCCATCGGCGGGGTGAGGGCGAGCGTGTCGCCGACGACAATCGTGAAGCCGCGGGCATCGGTCCCGGTCTCGTTTTTCGCCTTCAGCGTGACAGCGTATTTGCCGCACTCCTCCGGCGCCTTGCCGGTAATGATGCCCGTGGCCGAGTCGAGGCGGAGCGACGCCGGCAGGCCCTCGGCCGCAAAGACTAGAGGCCGCGTGCCCGTGCACGGAATACGGTAGAGGAACGGCCGGCCGGGCCGGCAGCCGTTCACCTCCGGCCCGCTGATGCGTGGCTCGGGACCGGGCTTCGGCGTCAGGATGATCCGCTCCTCGTGGAACTGCGGGGCGTCGATGGCTTCGGGCTTTGCGCCGGCGACCTGGAACTCGGCTTCAGCCCAGTCGGCGTGGTCGAACTGGGTGTTGCCGCCGGCCGATGTCACGAGCAACACAAGGTGCTTGACGCCCTTGAGGTCCACATCCACGCGCTTGGCGTCCTGGCCGCCCTTCATCACACCGCTGTCGGACAATTTGTTGCCGTCGCCGTACACCTGGAACTCGACCGAGCCGTTGCCGCCGGCCGAATCATCCACGCCCACCCAGGCCGTGAAACGTTCGGTCTTGCCGTCGAGACGAACATGGAGGGCCGATTCGGCGTGGGTCCCCACGCCGCACTCGAACTTGCGGCCGGCGATGGCCATCGGCTTCTCGGTGCAATTGCGGTCGACCCGGGGCTCGCCCCAGCCGGCCGACATCTTCGAGAGGTCCAGGGCCGACAACCGGACCGTCTCGGCCGCCTGACAAGCCACCGCCAGGGGGACGCCGAGGACCACCGCCGCAGTGAACAGCATGTAAACAAGTCGTTGGCACATTGGTCTGCCTCCAAGCCAAATCACAGGGGTCGCGTCCCGAAAGTGGGTGGAAACCCGCCTGAGGCGGGCAGGTTTGGGGTTCGGCGCGACCCCGTTCCCGAAACCCAATTCGGTGCTACTCTGCGAAGTAGCGAAGGGCTACTTCGCTACGAAGCACGAGCCCGCCTTCCTGGCGGACCTGACGTTACTTTAAGCCGCATCCAAGTACCTGTCAATCGCCGAGACGTCGATGCTGTCGGCCGAGACCGTTCGTGACGCCTCGACGATTCGCCCGGTCACGCGATGCAGAAGAAAGCGCGGCAGCCTGGGAAGGCCGCCGCGCTTAGCATGTCCTCATTCGGCATTCGCCGTCGTTAGCCGTTCAGGACCCAGCCTTCGCGGTAGGTCTTCTGGATGAACGCGTTCGCCTCGGGGCAGTTGGGGGCCTTCAGGTTGGCGGCGTCCCACTGGAGCGGCTTTCCGACGCGGCAGGCCGCCAGCGCCAGGAGGTTGTGCTCGATCAGGGCGCCGGCATAGTCGAAGTTGCAGAGGGTCTTTCGGTCGGTCTTCGCGGCCTCGATCCATTCGGCGTGATGGCCCTTGGAGGGCGGGATGAGGGTGTCCTTCGTGGCAGGCTGGAAGGAGGTCAAGTCGCCCGTGGGCATGAGGATCCGGTAGTCGTAGTCGCAGAGGAGATATCCCTTGTCGCCCTTGAAGATGACGCCCTTGAACAACTCGTCGCGGTTGAAGACCTTCGAGGGAACGCCGGGCTTCTTGCCGCCGTCGTACCAATAGACCTTGACGGCGGGCCGCCACCCGTTGGCCGGGTGGTCCCACTCGGCCGTCAGCCACTCCGGACACGTGTCGGGGCTGACGGGTGTGCCCTCGGCCTTGCAGGTCGTGGGGTCGCGCAGGTCGAGGGCCCAGTAGGCCATGTCCATCATGTGGCTGCCCATGTCACCGATCTGCCCGCTGCCGAAGTCCCAGAACCGGTTCCACGCCAGGCACCCGCCCAGGTACTCCGGGTTGTAGGGATGCATGGGCGAGGGGCCGATCCACAGGTCCCAGTGGAGGTGCGGCGGAGGGTCGCCGGCCGCCGGCAGATATTCGCCTCCCTTGGGCACGCGGCTGCACCAGACGCGGGCATCCTCCGGCGTGCCGATCGCACCGCCGCGCACCAGTTCGACCATCCGCCGAAAGTTGTCCGAGGCGTGGATCTGCGTGCCCATCTGGGTGGCCAGTTTGTTCTTGTTCTTCAGGTACGTCTCGCGCACGGTGCGCGCCTCGTGGACCGAGTTGGCGAGCGGCTTTTCGCAGTAGACGTGCTTGCCGCGGTTCATCGCCCAGATGCTGATGAAAGCGTGAGTGTGGTCGGTGGTCGAGCAGACGACGGCGTCGATGTCCTTCTGGTCGAGGCACTGCCGCCAGTCGACGTACGTCTTGGCCTCGGGGAATTGCTGAGCGGCCTTCTTGAGGTTGTTCTCGTTCACGTCGCACAGGGCCACGATCCGTTCGCCCTTGACATCCCCCAGGTTGGCCCCGCCGCGCCCGCCGACGCCGATGACGGCCATGCCCAGTTTGTCATTGGGCGACTGGCCCGCCTCCAGGATTCCGGACTTCAGCACCACCAAGCCCGCGCCGGCCAGGGCGCCCGTCTTGAGGAAATCGCGGCGATTCGTGCCACGGCTCATTTCGCACCTCCTTGTCCCATGCGCCTGATAGGAAGACCCCGTGTCCTGTTTCCCGCGCGAGCCGTTCACGCGCGCTTCGCCCGGCGCGAAGGGCTTTACCCTTTGAGCGAGGGCGTTCAGCCTAGCCGCCGCCCACCACACGTGTC of Planctomycetota bacterium contains these proteins:
- a CDS encoding Gfo/Idh/MocA family oxidoreductase, with amino-acid sequence MSRGTNRRDFLKTGALAGAGLVVLKSGILEAGQSPNDKLGMAVIGVGGRGGANLGDVKGERIVALCDVNENNLKKAAQQFPEAKTYVDWRQCLDQKDIDAVVCSTTDHTHAFISIWAMNRGKHVYCEKPLANSVHEARTVRETYLKNKNKLATQMGTQIHASDNFRRMVELVRGGAIGTPEDARVWCSRVPKGGEYLPAAGDPPPHLHWDLWIGPSPMHPYNPEYLGGCLAWNRFWDFGSGQIGDMGSHMMDMAYWALDLRDPTTCKAEGTPVSPDTCPEWLTAEWDHPANGWRPAVKVYWYDGGKKPGVPSKVFNRDELFKGVIFKGDKGYLLCDYDYRILMPTGDLTSFQPATKDTLIPPSKGHHAEWIEAAKTDRKTLCNFDYAGALIEHNLLALAACRVGKPLQWDAANLKAPNCPEANAFIQKTYREGWVLNG
- a CDS encoding NPCBM/NEW2 domain-containing protein, with the translated sequence MCQRLVYMLFTAAVVLGVPLAVACQAAETVRLSALDLSKMSAGWGEPRVDRNCTEKPMAIAGRKFECGVGTHAESALHVRLDGKTERFTAWVGVDDSAGGNGSVEFQVYGDGNKLSDSGVMKGGQDAKRVDVDLKGVKHLVLLVTSAGGNTQFDHADWAEAEFQVAGAKPEAIDAPQFHEERIILTPKPGPEPRISGPEVNGCRPGRPFLYRIPCTGTRPLVFAAEGLPASLRLDSATGIITGKAPEECGKYAVTLKAKNETGTDARGFTIVVGDTLALTPPMGWNHWYTWYTQITDEHVRKAADAMIASGMADVGYQYVNLDDCWMVKSGSDAPPRDDQGRMRPNENFLNMKALADYVHAKGLKVGLYTSPGPATCARYEGSYKHEEIDAKTYAEWGFDFLKYDWCSYGGVAKRDNLGEGLDRLQRPYRQMGDILKTLPRDIVFNLCQYGMGNVWEWGAEVGGNCWRTTGDLGLRQGGQLPGCFHIGLENARHWEHARPGAWNDPDYILIGYVGNARKMSAPPQMTPLTPNEQYAYMAMWCLMASPLIYSGDITRLDDFTLNVLCNTEVIAVDQDPLGKQARPLVQTSDDLVLAKPMADGSLAVGLFNFAEVAREMTVTWGQLNLTGPQRVRDLWRQKDLDEADGRFSAQVTRHGVMLVRMWPKP